TGCCACCGGGCggtaacaacaacagcgacCAGCAGCAGAAAACGCCGCTGGACGTTGCGCCCGAGTTGAACGAAGACGACGACGAGACGGTGGGCGATCGCCGGTTAGCGGAATGGTTGCAAACGCAGGGCATCAAGCGTGCCGAGTGTCGGCAGCGGATACTGCGCGAAGGATTCCTGTACGATGATTTCCTGTACGAGTTGGATCGGGACGATCTGCGTCGATTGGGACTGAAGTAAGTGTGCTAAGAAACGTGGTCAAAAGCTCAAGATATCAACAATATTTTTGATGATCGCAACTCTGTAATCATACAACAACAGAGTAATAAGGACGTTATTGCCCAAAGCGTAAACCTATTCCAATTCTATTCCAAACCCATTCTGCATTATATTGATCATGTACCATGTAGTATTTGAAATGAGTTGTCTTTTTTCGTAGAAATCCTACAATTTCAATGTTTGAGGTAGTTATTCTTTATAAAAAAGTCTTtgatgatcttttttttgGATGCTGAGCGTCACTGTAATAGATTTACTACTTATTAAACCTTTTATTTAAGATGTAGTACCAcacaattatttattaattattatgcaTTTTTAGGATTGGCGAGGAACTTCGGATTTGGAACGCGTTGAAGAAGCATCGCAGGCTGTATCCACCGGgcaaacgcacacactctaGTACGGATACGGATGGCGTTGAGCATTGGCATCTTAACAACTATTTGAATGACGATCACACCGTTGGCATCGATACGCGataggtggtggtggtgccccACGCTTCAAGTGTCCTTTACCTGTGTCGAACTATAGAAACAATAGCGGGATGTGGAAAGAGGGAAAGATTTGGATACATCACAGCGTTTAATGCAAACCTTGTGATGAGGATCAACTGTCTgctcaaaacaacacacacatagcTTTACATATCTCCTCCGTTGCGCGTTTCGCCAGCGGAGGGTAATGTAATGGGGGGCTAACAGAAACAACAATTCGCCACGAAGCGGCCAAGTCGGTAAAGCTTGTAAAACCCACTCCAATATCCTTACTACGCACAACTTCTTCTACCATTGACTGCTTTTGAAGTctttacaacaacaaacacacacaaaaacacgtaATAACACAGCGGAAACGCAATCACAGTAGCATTATGACAATAGCTAATTAGAGTTAATGGGGGAATGACCCAAGGCAGCTGCAAAAAAGGTATCGCAATGGTTTTTCGCGATGCAAAACTTCACCGCATCGCGGTGTACGTACAACCCGGTTTTCGTAAATAACATTTATGTTAATAATAAACGCAAGTGACAGATGCTTTCTTTATTAATTCGTTCGCTGGCAGCCGAGCAGACGTAACGTTTATTTTCGgtcttaattttatttttgctttaccCGAGGAAAGAAATGGCTTTTCTGAAAACTGCTACAAAATTGGTGATATTCTGGTAATGTAAACGATCAACAACACACGGCTAGAAAGGCAATATTGTACTTTATTTTTgtcagaaaaacaaaattataaaccGACCTTGTTGAATACCGATTAGTTTGCGAGGATAGCGCGCGCGAAAAACGTTTAAGCAATTGGGAAGTGTTTAAGGAAGATAAGTTAAATAAGGGGATTTGCGTAGAATGACCGAGGATATGAAGCTGGAATTAAGCAACGCTTACCCCGTATAATACTTTAtcgttaaataaatataaacaagTTGTTAAAACATATTACTTAGTCCGTGATTAGTTCTGCGGCTGGTGTGTAAAATATGTTGTGCAGTTcagtttaatgttttaaagacATATACATAGAGAGAGTTTAGAAGTCTAACGCCCATTCGCCATCTTCCTTCGTTGGAGTTGTTTGTTGAGATTAAGGATATTCCAGGATATCCCGAAGTACCAATGCACTTAGTTTTCCAGCAATACACCAGTCATTTTGTAGACATCAGTGGTAATAAATAAGGGAATAATTTAAGTACTACGCAACCGCGTATTGTTGGATTTGGTTGCTGTGTCCGCATTGGTAACTCTTTAAATTAACTACCATGGTGAGGGCAGAAAGCGTTTGGCGTTTTGTAATGCAGAACAGAGATAAACGATGATTAGTGCTCGTCATATTAAAGTCCACGCTTCCAAAAGGGACCGTCGAGAAGCTGTTGGAAAGttagtttttctttcattctggtgtttgtttgttttttgtttagctttctgttcctttttcttcctttcttttctgctCCACCGGGCCCGACCCGTAACTACTTGCCGAGCAGAATCTTCCTGGTGGCGCCAAAGTTGAGACCGGCCTGGGTAGCACCCTTGTTGGAGCCGGCCTGCAACCCGATCAGCCCCTCGCCGGCACGCAGCTGCTCCTCGGTGAATTCGCGCCGGTTCTCCTCTGCCGGCCGGGGACCAAGATATGGTCCACGGAATTCCGGATGTTTGTAGCACTGTGGGGAAAGGAGAGAACCGCACCGTAAATACACAACCGTGTCGGAAAAGCACATTTTACGGTTACTCACCGCGCGGCCAACCGCAAAGATAGTCGTCGTGACGAGGGCTACGTTTTTGCGGTCCCACAGATCGGTCGTCTGGAAGAGGTCCACATCGGCAACGCCGTACTTGATGCACGCCTTCTGGAACCTGCAAAAGAGGAAGGCAATTATCAGTATACGGGACATACATCGACATGCGGCACTCGCCAAAGCGGTGAGAACAATCGATAAGCAAATGAACTGGAGTGCATTTTACAACGCAGCATCAGCAGGTGTGTGGGATGCGGAATATCAACAATTAGAATAACTGTTTGAGACCTTGAGCAGCGATTAGCAAccaatatgcaaaacaaacatttgtgaTGCGAACATCAACAAAAGGACCTATCAACCGCTAGCaaccaaacaaataattatacCGATTTTTTTATCGCTTTATATAAACCCGGGGAAAAATcatattaataaaaatcattttgatgttattatcaaaaacatttttcataatttttataCCTTTATAAAATGtatgtttataatatttttatcataGCCTTTAGGCCGAATAGCAATagtttataaaatttataataattttcaattatctATTTGACGCTTCTTGgggaaaaacatattttggTTGTTGTCGTCAAACTCATCCTTGATTGCACAATGAATTAAACGATCATGCGAGATTTAttctattatttatttgtttaaataaagGACAAGATTTCGCCACCACCTTCTCGTTCAACCGATGCGTCTCATTGAGCACGACAGAAAATCATCAACATCCAGCTTCTGCGTGCATGCGCTCTCGGTGCAAATGCTACACAGCGCGACCTGTTTCGATTTCAACACTCGGGCACACTGCACCACGAATTTATAATGCACTGCGCACGCAACCGAACCGACGCTTTGCAGTGTGGTAaagtaattaataaataaataaattatttttccacacTATGTTTTAGGTTGAGGGAACGATAAATGCGTCTCACGCGATTTATTAACTAAATATCTGCAACTTTGTGTAAATGTTACCGTAAGCGAATCGGTTGTGTTACCCGCGCGTAAACAACAAATATGGGTGCCCCGGTCGAAAAAAAGAGACACCCTGTGTTTGCCGACTCGCTCGGTCTCGCACGCGCGCGCACGCCTCGTTCTCAGCAACTGCAACTGTAGGGTAGCCTCCGCGCGACATGCGACCCCACCGCCAACGGTACCACATTCGACCGGATTTCTGTCGCTCGGTTTTCGGCTACGCGAAAGTACGAAACAATCGGTTCGGTACACCCTGCTATCGGGCATGCGACCCGCGTAGCAACCGTAACCGTTTCGACCGGATTTTTGTCTCTGCAGGACATATTCGCCGGACGGGACCAGTCCTGCACCAGTCCACAGGGCAGCAATCACATGCAACCACACGTGTGCACTGCATTTTCGACCGAACCGGCTGCGAAAACTGCTTTCCTTTTTACGCTTCTGCCAGCTGAGCAAGCGTTCGTGCACACGACCGGGCGCTGTTTCCAACCGGGTGCCATATATTCCCGGACGGAGACACCTCCTCCACGCAGGAACACACGGCCACCAGGCTGCACGACCGTAGCCGGTGCCCGTGTGCGCCAACCGTTTTGGCGTTTTCTGTTTGACGCGCGTAGCAAGTGGTACTTTTACCACGACTTTTACCATGCTCGCAGCAACCGTAGCAGGTTGCGCGATGGCCCCGATCTGAACACCATTCGGTACCGGCAAGCGGTTGCCCTCGGTTGCGGTGTTCGGGAACTGGCACAAACTGCAGCGCTCACTGTATCACGCGCGTACACGGCTACAGGTTGAAACATGTTGTAGCACGCAAACGCTGAAATCTACCAAGAGCGCATGAGCGCGATGCGGCACGGGATACCGAAAGAGGCGTGGCTATGCGAACGCGCGCGAACCGCTGCTGATACCAAGCGCACAGCGTACAGTGTGTGACAAACTTATGGCAACAGCGGACGTATCGGGAAAATTCACAAACTAACACGCGATCCCATTTTTATTAACAATCGCTTGATTTTGTTAATTGTTAAGGAAAAGGCTTTGTTGTACgtaagtatttaaaaaaaattatttaatacaGAAAACCGTACATACATCGAAAATGTGCATTATTTATCTAACTAAACTGTCCACCTTGATTTAAATAATACTAGATGACGATTTGGATCTCTTCATGTGCGGATTACCAGAGATTTTTCCTATGTTTTAAAGCTCTATAATTTAAAAGTCTCTTTTAGCTTTAAAAGTCTGTAATCTCATTCACACAGGCCACCGAATGAATGGTGGCCACCGACAATTTAAGAACAAAAGGttttaaaaagtattttatacCTATtgaaaataacgtttttttcataaataactcaattaaatttcataacttcaattcaattttcataactcaattaaacataataaataataaaatgtcaACCGTTCATATTCAATACTTCATAAAAGTTtattatgttaaaaaaaagtaaattgaGGATTTTTAGCCGGAGgattcaatatttattttaagtttAGCAACGAagagaattattttttatattttaaaatttgcatGTTTCATCATGTGCTGTTCAAATTTATCCCACACTGTACCAGCATTTAGCAACGAGCAGCGTTCACAATCGCAACCTGCCTGTCGCATGCTGCCCGCGTACAAATGCGCAGCATGTCGGTGATTTCCTGTTTCAGCGTTGTTTTCGCTCATGCGCCATTTCTGTGTATTGTTGAAATGAAAGAATAGATGAAGCTGCCCAGTGCTGCTGTTCGCGTGGAAACGGCGCTTCAACAACCGGTTTACCGACCAGACGAGGCGATTGCCGGGCGCCTTCAACCCTGGTGGAAATGGAACCACGAATCAACCGAATATGTTTGCTTGGACCGGTTACGCCGTTGCACCGGGGTCCGGTTGAGATGAACAAAGTGCGTTGCGTTAATTTTCCCCGATGATCCGGCGAACGCGCCAAACACCTTCACGTGCGAGTTCATTTGCTTTGTGCGTGCGGTTGGCAAAATAAAAGCATGCCTTGCCCTTTTGGTCTCAACCTGTAGGGGAAACTTTTTACTTACTGATTAatattgtccatcatcttgtaaTCACCGCCGGACGTGTTGATCTTCGGCACAATGCCCGGCGACAGGCGGTTCATTAGCCGGCAGAGCAGGATACCGTCGCGCAGGCAGTCCTCGTAGACGTGGCCGGCAGGAAATTTTTCCCCGATCACGGTTTCGATCCAGTGCTGCGCCTCACGCTCCTGATCACGATCGCGCTTACCGGCAACCTTTTTGCACGTGAAAATACAGATAATGAGAT
This window of the Anopheles moucheti chromosome X, idAnoMoucSN_F20_07, whole genome shotgun sequence genome carries:
- the LOC128306578 gene encoding muscle-specific protein 20-like; its protein translation is MPGRPLWQVAGKRDRDQEREAQHWIETVIGEKFPAGHVYEDCLRDGILLCRLMNRLSPGIVPKINTSGGDYKMMDNINQFQKACIKYGVADVDLFQTTDLWDRKNVALVTTTIFAVGRACYKHPEFRGPYLGPRPAEENRREFTEEQLRAGEGLIGLQAGSNKGATQAGLNFGATRKILLGK